The proteins below come from a single Malus sylvestris chromosome 3, drMalSylv7.2, whole genome shotgun sequence genomic window:
- the LOC126615293 gene encoding epidermis-specific secreted glycoprotein EP1-like — MSSPQLIMSLPCMFIFSLFAFIAQAKVPANQTFKYVNEGEFGPFITEYDASYRMLDPFASPFQLAFYNTTPNAFTLALRMGLRRSESQFYWVWEANRGKPVGENATFTFGTDGNLVLANADGRVAWQSNTANKGVVGFDLLSTGNMVLYDSKGNFVWQSFDYPSNTLLVGQSLRAGGVSKLVSRASEAENEDGSYSLVMEAKGLAMYYKSKNSPRPSLYFTSSKWISVQKGSLNHVTLKCSPDAHEGFAYDLSLDYVAGNSSSRGNVMLARPNYNSTSTFLRLEMDGNLRLHTYYKVVRYGAWEVTFTLFDKDSRWENGCQLPERCGKLGICEDSQCVACPSSKGLLGWSESCEPEKLTSCDPKSFHYYKVEGVDHFLSKYAKGDSIKESDCAKKCTLDCKCLGYFYNQDTSKCWIAYDLKTLTKVANSTHVGYIKAPNH, encoded by the coding sequence ATGTCTTCCCCTCAACTAATCATGTCACTACCGTGCATGTTCATTTTCTCACTCTTTGCTTTCATTgctcaagccaaagttccagcAAATCAAACTTTCAAGTACGTCAATGAAGGGGAATTTGGGCCTTTCATTACAGAATATGATGCAAGCTATCGGATGCTTGATCCTTTTGCCTCCCCCTTCCAACTTGCTTTCTACAACACCACCCCAAATGCCTTCACTCTTGCTCTACGCATGGGTTTGAGGCGGTCGGAGTCGCagttttattgggtttgggaAGCCAACCGGGGGAAACCTGTCGGCGAAAATGCCACCTTCACATTTGGGACTGATGGGAATCTTGTTTTGGCCAATGCCGATGGCCGAGTGGCTTGGCAAAGCAACACCGCCAACAAAGGTGTCGTAGGCTTCGACTTGCTTTCAACTGGCAATATGGTACTTTATGACTCAAAGGGTAACTTTGTTTGGCAAAGTTTTGACTACCCATCAAACACTTTGTTGGTGGGTCAATCTCTGCGTGCCGGGGGAGTAAGCAAGCTTGTGAGTCGAGCATCGGAGGCAGAAAACGAGGACGGGTCTTATAGCTTGGTGATGGAGGCGAAAGGTTTGGCTATGTACTACAAGAGCAAGAACTCCCCACGACCATCACTTTACTTCACATCTTCCAAATGGATTAGTGTCCAAAAGGGCTCATTGAACCATGTGACATTGAAATGTTCACCGGATGCTCATGAGGGTTTTGCTTACGACTTGAGCTTGGACTATGTAGCAGGAAACTCATCCTCCAGAGGAAATGTCATGCTTGCTAGACCCAACTACAATAGCACATCAACATTCCTTAGGCTGGAAATGGATGGAAATTTGAGGCTTCACACTTACTATAAAGTAGTTCGTTACGGTGCATGGGAGGTGACCTTCACGCTTTTCGATAAAGATTCGAGATGGGAAAACGGGTGCCAACTGCCGGAGCGATGCGGGAAGTTGGGCATTTGTGAGGACAGCCAATGTGTTGCTTGCCCATCGTCTAAGGGACTGTTGGGTTGGAGCGAGAGTTGTGAGCCTGAGAAGCTAACTTCTTGTGATCCAAAGAGCTTCCACTACTACAAAGTTGAAGGGGTTGATCATTTCTTGAGCAAGTACGCAAAGGGAGATTCAATCAAAGAGAGTGATTGTGCTAAGAAGTGTACATTGGATTGCAAGTGTTTGGGCTACTTTTACAACCAAGACACATCAAAGTGTTGGATTGcttatgatttgaaaactttaaccAAAGTTGCCAATTCCACGCATGTGGGTTACATCAAAGCACCTAACCACTAG
- the LOC126615292 gene encoding EP1-like glycoprotein 2 yields the protein MATKTSLSAVFLFSFIAILFAIPIQAQVPTNQTFKFINQGELGGGIVEYHATYRVIQTNSHTFYTHPFGLCFYNTTPDSYILAIRAGVPKDEVRWVWDANRNHPVREKATLSLGREGNLVLGEADGTVVWQTNTANKGVTGIKLLGNGNLVLHDKNGRFIWQSFDYPTDTLLLGQSVTTNGRNKLVSRKSDTDGSDGPYSIVLDHTGFTMYLNNTGQRLIYGGWTGTDYGSTVTFDFDIMDGFDDGIAYELVLNVNQDINAPPPPPPQSHRHLLQVRPIGNAHQINLNKLNYNATYTFLRLGSDGNLKAYTYYDKVRNMKWEESFAFFSSYFIRECALPSKCGSYGYCSRGMCVGCPSPKGLLGWSKGCAAPKLGQCKSGAKASYYKVADVEHFLSPYLDGGDGPMKVGECRAKCDKDCKCLGFFYREDTSKCVLAPLLGTLIKDVNTSVGYIKYSK from the coding sequence ATGGCAACTAAAACTTCACTTTCAGCtgttttccttttctccttCATTGCCATCCTCTTTGCCATTCCCATTCAAGCCCAAGTCCCTACAAACCAAACCTTCAAATTCATCAACCAAGGCGAATTAGGAGGTGGAATCGTAGAATACCATGCTACCTACCGCGTGATCCAAACAAATTCCCACACCTTCTACACACATCCTTTCGGGTTATGCTTCTACAACACCACCCCAGATTCTTACATACTCGCTATCAGAGCCGGTGTTCCCAAGGATGAAGTGCGGTGGGTCTGGGATGCAAACCGGAACCACCCGGTTCGCGAGAAAGCCACTCTCTCTTTGGGTAGAGAGGGAAACTTAGTCCTCGGAGAAGCAGATGGGACTGTTGTTTGGCAAACCAACACAGCCAACAAAGGTGTCACAGGCATCAAGTTACTTGGAAACGGTAACTTGGTTCTCCATGACAAGAATGGAAGATTCATATGGCAAAGCTTTGATTACCCTACTGATACTCTTCTACTGGGGCAATCAGTCACAACTAATGGCCGTAACAAGCTTGTTAGTCGCAAATCTGATACCGATGGCTCTGATGGGCCATACAGTATTGTTCTGGACCACACCGGGTTCACTATGTACTTGAACAATACTGGCCAGCGTCTTATCTATGGCGGGTGGACAGGAACCGACTACGGAAGCACTGTAACCTTTGATTTTGACATTATGGATGGGTTCGATGATGGCATTGCTTATGAGCTTGTGCTCAATGTAAACCAGGACATTAAcgctccaccaccaccaccaccacaaagcCATAGGCACCTCCTACAAGTTCGTCCCATTGGCAACGCACACCAAATCAACCTTAACAAGCTCAACTACAATGCTACATACACATTTCTAAGACTCGGGTCTGATGGCAATCTCAAGGCCTATACTTACTATGACAAAGTGAGAAACATGAAATGGGAAGAGAGCTTTGCATTCTTTTCGAGCTATTTCATTAGAGAATGTGCATTGCCATCTAAGTGTGGTTCGTATGGGTACTGTAGTAGGGGCATGTGTGTTGGGTGCCCCAGCCCGAAAGGGCTTCTGGGTTGGAGCAAGGGCTGTGCAGCACCAAAGTTGGGACAGTGTAAGAGTGGGGCAAAAGCGAGCTACTACAAGGTTGCGGATGTTGAGCACTTTCTGAGTCCTTATTTGGATGGGGGAGATGGTCCAATGAAGGTTGGAGAGTGCAGGGCCAAGTGTGATAAGGACTGTAAGTGCTTAGGGTTCTTTTACAGGGAAGATACCTCTAAGTGTGTGTTGGCACCATTGCTTGGGACTCTTATAAAGGACGTGAATACTTCGGTCGGTTACATCAAATATTCGAAGTAG
- the LOC126615294 gene encoding uncharacterized protein LOC126615294 isoform X1 has protein sequence MNEYIGDETNNAQEQKEHEIEDPELRRLLVPKAEDLPLIPPSSVESNFVSYFAPDFMKPGHDQYIYRHANGLCVIGLAPTHVALKEEGGITAVDFNVGKSDRSGIKVTGKRKKNAQHLESNSALCKVCTNDATYIVRCCVKGSLLEVNDRLIKQPDLLNSAADREGYIAIIMPKPADWLKVKDSLLSLEDYKKLREVS, from the exons ATGAACGAATACATCGGTGATGAAACAAACaatgcacaagaacaaaagGAACATGAAATAGAAGACCCCGAGCTGCGTAGACTTCTTGTACCAAAAGCAGAAGATCTGCCTCTCATCCCTCCCTCTTCTGTTGAATCCAACTTTGTCTCTTATTTCGCTCCAG ATTTTATGAAGCCAGGACATGACCAGTACATTTATCGCCATGCCAATGG ATTGTGTGTGATTGGCTTGGCTCCAACACATGTGGCTCTTAAGGAAGAAGGGGGTATCACAGCTGTTGATTTCAATGTTGGGAAATCTGATCGTAGTGGGATAAAGGTTACTGGAAAACGCAAGAAG AATGCACAACACTTGGAGTCCAACTCAGCCTTGTGTAAAGTTTGCACCAATGATGCTACTTATATTGTGAG GTGTTGCGTAAAAGGTTCACTATTGGAAGTGAATGATAGATTAATCAAGCAGCCAGATTTGCTTAATTCAGCC GCAGATAGAGAAGGATATATTGCCATTATCATGCCAAAGCCAGCAGATTGGCTCAAAGTCAAGGATTCGCTGTTAAGCCTTGAAGATTACAAAAAGCTGAGGGAAGTTTCATGA
- the LOC126615294 gene encoding uncharacterized protein LOC126615294 isoform X2 produces the protein MNEYIGDETNNAQEQKEHEIEDPELRRLLVPKAEDLPLIPPSSVESNFVSYFAPDFMKPGHDQYIYRHANGLCVIGLAPTHVALKEEGGITAVDFNVGKSDRSGIKVTGKRKKNAQHLESNSALCKVCTNDATYIVRCCVKGSLLEVNDRLIKQPDLLNSAVRISR, from the exons ATGAACGAATACATCGGTGATGAAACAAACaatgcacaagaacaaaagGAACATGAAATAGAAGACCCCGAGCTGCGTAGACTTCTTGTACCAAAAGCAGAAGATCTGCCTCTCATCCCTCCCTCTTCTGTTGAATCCAACTTTGTCTCTTATTTCGCTCCAG ATTTTATGAAGCCAGGACATGACCAGTACATTTATCGCCATGCCAATGG ATTGTGTGTGATTGGCTTGGCTCCAACACATGTGGCTCTTAAGGAAGAAGGGGGTATCACAGCTGTTGATTTCAATGTTGGGAAATCTGATCGTAGTGGGATAAAGGTTACTGGAAAACGCAAGAAG AATGCACAACACTTGGAGTCCAACTCAGCCTTGTGTAAAGTTTGCACCAATGATGCTACTTATATTGTGAG GTGTTGCGTAAAAGGTTCACTATTGGAAGTGAATGATAGATTAATCAAGCAGCCAGATTTGCTTAATTCAGCCGTAAGAATCA GCAGATAG
- the LOC126615294 gene encoding uncharacterized protein LOC126615294 isoform X3 yields MNEYIGDETNNAQEQKEHEIEDPELRRLLVPKAEDLPLIPPSSVESNFVSYFAPDFMKPGHDQYIYRHANGLCVIGLAPTHVALKEEGGITAVDFNVGKSDRSGIKVTGKRKKNAQHLESNSALCKVCTNDATYIVRCCVKGSLLEVNDRLIKQPDLLNSAA; encoded by the exons ATGAACGAATACATCGGTGATGAAACAAACaatgcacaagaacaaaagGAACATGAAATAGAAGACCCCGAGCTGCGTAGACTTCTTGTACCAAAAGCAGAAGATCTGCCTCTCATCCCTCCCTCTTCTGTTGAATCCAACTTTGTCTCTTATTTCGCTCCAG ATTTTATGAAGCCAGGACATGACCAGTACATTTATCGCCATGCCAATGG ATTGTGTGTGATTGGCTTGGCTCCAACACATGTGGCTCTTAAGGAAGAAGGGGGTATCACAGCTGTTGATTTCAATGTTGGGAAATCTGATCGTAGTGGGATAAAGGTTACTGGAAAACGCAAGAAG AATGCACAACACTTGGAGTCCAACTCAGCCTTGTGTAAAGTTTGCACCAATGATGCTACTTATATTGTGAG GTGTTGCGTAAAAGGTTCACTATTGGAAGTGAATGATAGATTAATCAAGCAGCCAGATTTGCTTAATTCAGCC GCTTAG
- the LOC126617319 gene encoding protein LIGHT-DEPENDENT SHORT HYPOCOTYLS 10-like: protein MSTNKGKDVAEGSSSASATTTDHQQQKQTSQPPAQLSRYESQKRRDWNTFGQYLRNQRPPVALSQSNSNHVLDFLRYLDQFGKTKVHAQGCVFFGQPEPPGPCTCPLRQAWGSLDALIGRLRAAYEENGGLPETNPFASGAIRVYLREVRDSQAKARGIPYKKKKKKRNLMKANLDHNPNISMQQS from the coding sequence ATGTCTACCAACAAAGGAAAAGATGTAGCGGAAGGATCATCGTCTGCTTCTGCTACTACTACTGATCATCAGCAACAGAAGCAGACTTCGCAGCCGCCAGCTCAGCTGAGCCGGTACGAGTCACAGAAGAGGAGAGATTGGAACACTTTTGGGCAGTACTTGAGGAACCAGAGGCCTCCAGTTGCTCTTTCACAGAGTAACTCCAACCATGTGCTTGATTTCCTAAGGTACCTGGACCAATTTGGAAAGACCAAGGTGCACGCTCAAGGATGTGTATTTTTTGGGCAACCTGAGCCTCCTGGCCCTTGCACCTGTCCGCTAAGACAAGCTTGGGGCAGCCTTGATGCACTGATCGGACGGCTGAGAGCTGCTTATGAAGAAAATGGTGGGTTGCCAGAAACAAACCCATTTGCAAGTGGAGCTATAAGAGTCTATCTGCGTGAGGTGAGGGACTCTCAAGCCAAGGCTCGGGGAATTCcgtacaagaagaagaaaaagaagagaaatctAATGAAGGCAAATCTTGACCATAATCCCAACATCTCCATGCAGCAGTCTTGA